A stretch of the Desulfovibrio sp. Huiquan2017 genome encodes the following:
- a CDS encoding recombinase family protein yields MTYFFVNGQEKSLRDVSVFTFTAEVHMPHVFAYIRVSTAKQDHQNQELEIRRYADKEGIKIDHWFRLEASSRKSTKERRLDELLEELESGDTLIVSELSRLGRSLSQIVLTIDALREKDVTFIAIKNGMKFNGNHDTTAKIQIAMFGVLAEIERDLISERTKMGLEAAKADGKTLGRPAGSLGKSKLDGKEKEIEELLGKGMTRAALARYFEVTPPTLTSFLKTRMPQLHKAHKRPSKS; encoded by the coding sequence TTGACTTATTTCTTCGTAAATGGTCAAGAAAAATCACTCCGTGACGTTTCCGTCTTCACCTTCACTGCCGAGGTCCATATGCCCCATGTCTTCGCCTACATTCGAGTCTCCACCGCCAAGCAGGATCACCAGAATCAGGAGTTGGAAATCCGCCGTTACGCCGACAAGGAAGGCATCAAGATTGACCACTGGTTCCGTCTCGAAGCCAGTAGCCGCAAGTCGACGAAAGAACGCAGACTAGACGAGCTCCTCGAAGAGCTCGAATCCGGAGACACGCTCATTGTCTCCGAACTGTCTCGGCTTGGCCGCTCTCTCTCCCAGATCGTGTTGACCATCGATGCCTTGAGGGAAAAGGATGTGACCTTCATCGCCATCAAGAACGGCATGAAGTTCAACGGCAATCACGACACCACAGCCAAGATTCAGATCGCGATGTTCGGTGTCCTTGCCGAGATTGAGCGAGACCTGATCAGCGAACGCACCAAGATGGGGCTTGAGGCTGCGAAGGCCGATGGGAAGACGCTGGGCAGGCCCGCAGGCTCCCTCGGCAAGTCCAAGCTGGACGGCAAGGAGAAGGAAATCGAAGAGCTCCTCGGCAAGGGGATGACGAGGGCTGCTCTTGCCCGTTACTTCGAGGTCACGCCTCCGACACTGACGTCGTTTCTCAAGACTCGAATGCCGCAACTCCACAAAGCCCACAAGCGGCCTTCGAAGTCCTAG
- a CDS encoding DUF3825 domain-containing protein produces MAAFPEILFDFAFFPRFDENIDQLSELAETEDWGYQNTESDYALPVLRNYVRFTYARLAEEGKIEITDDGAKAVFNSGLVTETQEPIYAMFVPNEIEGRQPWFFSGWYRRGEYDLTDFAKLPDMANYYDNPHLLVMDVQKELRPNLEHIIADNKERFPAPFNAMDNYMLQTFLKGAIDNAIERVRRNYKAAIPQFHRGQVQLLLPLCISEPSRADLALVVNDHGDFYRAATCLTLDMAYNNARQLARPDRDWLQP; encoded by the coding sequence ATGGCTGCTTTCCCTGAGATACTGTTTGACTTTGCATTCTTTCCCCGATTCGACGAGAACATAGATCAACTTTCGGAATTGGCCGAAACGGAGGATTGGGGTTATCAGAACACAGAGTCTGATTACGCCTTGCCAGTGCTGAGGAACTATGTCCGGTTCACCTATGCCCGGCTTGCGGAAGAGGGCAAGATTGAAATTACAGATGATGGTGCGAAGGCTGTATTCAATTCTGGTCTCGTTACAGAGACTCAGGAGCCGATATACGCCATGTTTGTACCCAATGAAATTGAGGGGCGACAGCCGTGGTTTTTCTCAGGATGGTATAGAAGAGGCGAGTACGATCTGACGGATTTTGCCAAGCTTCCCGACATGGCGAATTACTACGATAATCCTCATCTGTTAGTTATGGATGTTCAAAAAGAGCTCCGCCCCAACCTCGAGCATATAATCGCAGACAACAAAGAGCGTTTCCCAGCCCCATTTAATGCTATGGACAACTACATGCTTCAAACCTTTTTGAAAGGGGCAATCGATAACGCAATCGAAAGGGTCCGCCGAAACTACAAAGCCGCAATCCCTCAATTCCATAGAGGACAGGTTCAACTGCTGTTGCCGCTGTGTATTTCTGAGCCCTCCAGAGCTGATCTGGCCTTAGTGGTAAATGATCATGGTGATTTCTACCGGGCTGCGACCTGCCTAACTTTGGACATGGCATACAATAACGCCCGACAGCTTGCGCGTCCGGACAGAGACTGGTTGCAACCGTAA
- a CDS encoding DUF6538 domain-containing protein → MSDYLTLQGTTYHFRYFIPEPLQPTIGKKIIKISLKTGRKRLAKRKAGQLASATRNFLHKAKESDVMDPQALQQTLRTYLKYLIDMDDALRAAPASSKPTPPEDSLLPPTAGPAIAEAELARFFLDKVTQSMQAADNKGIQCFVDEYRSMCGLEPLPVDSLEYNLVARQMHKVLVQFAHVGKLRAEGDVIAEQEYLGRLFPESTFHAPPSQMTPVVSPPAPAFTAAAQIDTAPVTDLIDDFINATDITRETKIKYDFTIREFIEIADVETVHEIDHRCMRDYIDVLKSLPPNYTKRHPDMSAVEVAKLDHEKAVSARTVNDKIGVMGRFFRWAINQGYMTTNFADGKRLPKGKPQHSTHEAYTIEDLRKMFAAPQYVNDSFRSPYQFWMVPLALYTGARQSELAQLRCDDLYKADDLWCIRIRPDDEDDSSRVKNANAIRTVPLHPVLTDELDFPAFVERVHKAGHDRVFPEIKPRQGKYGKVVSQWFNDRFKGKLDIQPPRAGFKKDFHSFRNTFIDAAKQARVDIGMIEETVGHANSLGNRPQSMSGDYYASHYTERIRYEELMLKVEFDLDIKHLTRSLQVKKH, encoded by the coding sequence ATGAGCGACTACCTGACGCTCCAAGGAACGACCTACCACTTTCGCTACTTCATCCCGGAACCGCTGCAACCGACCATCGGGAAGAAGATCATCAAAATCAGCCTGAAAACGGGCCGTAAACGCCTTGCCAAGCGTAAGGCAGGGCAGTTAGCCTCTGCGACCCGGAACTTCCTTCACAAGGCAAAGGAGAGCGACGTAATGGACCCGCAGGCATTGCAGCAGACTCTGCGCACCTACCTGAAATATCTCATCGACATGGATGATGCGCTCAGAGCCGCTCCGGCGTCATCCAAACCGACACCCCCTGAAGACTCGCTTCTCCCTCCCACGGCTGGACCGGCCATCGCCGAGGCCGAGCTGGCTCGATTCTTCCTCGATAAGGTCACGCAGTCCATGCAGGCAGCGGACAACAAGGGTATCCAGTGCTTCGTCGATGAATATCGATCCATGTGCGGCTTGGAACCGCTCCCGGTGGACTCACTCGAATACAATCTCGTGGCCCGACAAATGCACAAGGTGCTGGTCCAGTTCGCCCATGTCGGCAAACTCCGAGCCGAGGGCGATGTCATTGCGGAACAGGAATATCTCGGCAGACTTTTTCCTGAGTCCACCTTTCACGCCCCCCCATCTCAGATGACTCCAGTGGTTTCACCCCCTGCCCCAGCATTTACAGCAGCGGCGCAGATCGATACCGCCCCTGTCACAGACCTCATCGACGACTTTATCAACGCGACCGATATCACGCGTGAAACGAAGATAAAGTACGACTTCACGATCAGAGAGTTCATAGAGATCGCGGACGTAGAAACCGTTCACGAAATCGACCACCGTTGCATGCGGGACTATATTGATGTTCTGAAATCGCTTCCGCCCAACTACACAAAGCGGCATCCCGATATGTCCGCCGTGGAAGTAGCCAAACTTGACCACGAGAAAGCCGTGTCAGCCCGCACCGTCAACGACAAGATCGGCGTCATGGGCCGTTTCTTCCGGTGGGCCATCAACCAAGGATATATGACGACCAACTTCGCAGACGGCAAACGCCTTCCTAAGGGAAAGCCGCAGCACTCCACACACGAGGCATACACCATCGAGGATTTGCGCAAGATGTTCGCCGCCCCGCAGTATGTGAACGACTCCTTCCGCTCGCCGTACCAGTTCTGGATGGTCCCGCTGGCACTCTACACCGGCGCGAGACAGTCCGAGTTGGCCCAACTGCGATGCGACGACCTCTACAAGGCCGACGACCTCTGGTGCATCCGAATCAGGCCTGATGACGAGGACGACTCATCACGGGTAAAAAACGCCAACGCGATCAGAACTGTTCCCCTGCATCCAGTGTTGACGGATGAACTGGACTTCCCAGCCTTCGTCGAGCGAGTGCACAAGGCAGGACACGACCGAGTCTTCCCTGAAATCAAGCCGAGGCAGGGAAAATACGGGAAGGTCGTCTCACAGTGGTTCAACGACAGGTTCAAGGGAAAACTGGATATCCAGCCGCCGAGGGCCGGATTCAAGAAGGACTTCCACAGCTTCCGCAACACGTTCATCGATGCCGCGAAGCAAGCCCGAGTGGATATCGGCATGATCGAAGAGACTGTCGGCCACGCCAACAGCTTGGGCAACCGTCCGCAGTCGATGTCGGGCGACTACTACGCCAGCCACTACACGGAGAGGATCAGGTACGAGGAGCTGATGTTGAAGGTGGAATTCGACCTCGACATAAAGCACCTGACACGTTCTTTGCAGGTCAAAAAACACTGA
- a CDS encoding RNA polymerase sigma factor, with the protein MPVHQDDAKVIERILDGDRDAFALLLRRHEGHVSRLVAAHVPPAQVAEVAHEAFIRAYKGLPGYRPIKPFRNWLTTVTLRCCKDYWRREYRNREAPVCDLSEDGQRWLDMALATSSTEAFETLARRRELGEILDAVLNRLSPLDRMVLTLSYLEERPVRETAEMLGISVPNVKVRAFRAKRKLKGFLKRYGIQGEEHEA; encoded by the coding sequence ATGCCCGTACACCAGGACGACGCAAAGGTCATCGAGCGCATTCTCGATGGCGACCGGGACGCCTTCGCGCTCCTGCTCAGGCGGCACGAGGGCCACGTCTCGCGGCTGGTGGCCGCGCATGTGCCCCCCGCCCAGGTGGCCGAGGTGGCCCACGAGGCGTTCATCCGGGCTTACAAGGGGCTGCCGGGGTACCGGCCGATCAAGCCGTTCCGCAACTGGCTGACCACCGTGACCCTGCGCTGCTGCAAGGATTACTGGCGCAGGGAATACCGGAACAGGGAAGCTCCGGTGTGCGACCTGAGCGAGGACGGACAACGCTGGCTGGACATGGCCCTGGCCACATCCTCCACCGAGGCGTTCGAAACCCTGGCCCGGCGGCGGGAACTGGGCGAAATACTGGATGCGGTCCTGAACCGGCTCTCGCCGCTCGACCGCATGGTTTTGACCTTGAGTTATCTGGAGGAACGGCCGGTCAGGGAGACGGCGGAGATGCTCGGCATCAGCGTACCCAACGTCAAGGTGCGCGCCTTCCGGGCCAAACGGAAACTCAAGGGCTTTCTCAAACGCTACGGCATCCAAGGAGAGGAGCATGAAGCGTAA
- a CDS encoding putative quinol monooxygenase, producing MAKTYVTAVIMAREGCETRLEEELRKVVDAVRAEPGCLRYDLHRSGYGNAFLFYEIWESPAHLEAHGRTPHMAAMHEATADLTACPAEVNLWEAVDAG from the coding sequence ATGGCAAAGACCTACGTGACGGCTGTGATCATGGCCCGGGAAGGGTGCGAGACGAGGCTGGAAGAGGAACTGCGCAAGGTGGTGGACGCGGTTCGCGCCGAGCCCGGCTGCCTGCGCTACGACCTGCACCGTTCGGGGTATGGCAACGCCTTCCTCTTCTACGAAATATGGGAGAGCCCCGCGCATCTGGAGGCCCATGGCCGCACCCCGCACATGGCCGCCATGCACGAGGCTACCGCCGACCTGACGGCCTGTCCGGCCGAGGTCAACCTCTGGGAAGCTGTCGATGCGGGATAA
- a CDS encoding ABC transporter substrate-binding protein, protein MNLKELEYGMRTLKFAGVLAALAVAVCLAAGSARAEEKKLTMYVAYGGPEIIAQQFEAATGIKVEFLTMSSGEVLTRLRAEKANPGADVWFGGGSDAFIQAKKEGLTAPFKAPNASRVDNAFKDPDGYWTGVSLVVVGFLANKDRLAGKGLAVPATWDELASPDYRDEVSASNLNTSGTAYTTVSGILQIKGEKAGWPFLDKLYANIPFLTKSGSAPGKMALSGEFAVGIAPDPHILANKNPGAPLAVIYPSDGVLAWPSPVSIIAGAKHPENARKFVDWCLSPEGQKVLMQASPRVPTTDVEPLPGVPRLSDLNLVAYDILHWGNERERVVAEFNKRFPKYQ, encoded by the coding sequence ATGAACCTCAAGGAGCTGGAGTACGGCATGCGCACACTGAAATTCGCGGGCGTCTTGGCGGCCTTGGCCGTCGCGGTCTGCCTGGCGGCGGGCTCGGCCCGGGCCGAGGAGAAAAAACTGACCATGTACGTGGCCTACGGCGGGCCCGAGATCATCGCCCAACAGTTCGAGGCGGCCACCGGGATCAAGGTGGAGTTTTTGACCATGTCGTCGGGCGAGGTGCTCACCCGGCTGCGGGCCGAGAAGGCCAACCCCGGCGCGGACGTCTGGTTCGGCGGCGGGTCCGACGCCTTCATTCAGGCCAAGAAGGAAGGGCTGACCGCGCCGTTCAAGGCCCCCAACGCGAGCCGGGTGGACAACGCCTTCAAGGACCCGGATGGCTACTGGACCGGCGTTTCTCTTGTGGTGGTCGGCTTTCTGGCCAACAAGGACCGGCTGGCGGGCAAGGGGCTCGCGGTGCCCGCGACCTGGGATGAACTGGCTTCACCCGACTATCGCGACGAGGTCTCGGCCTCCAATCTGAACACCTCGGGCACGGCCTACACCACGGTCTCGGGCATTCTCCAGATCAAGGGGGAAAAGGCCGGCTGGCCATTCCTGGACAAGCTCTACGCCAATATTCCCTTCCTGACCAAGAGCGGCTCGGCCCCGGGCAAGATGGCTCTTTCCGGCGAATTCGCCGTGGGCATCGCTCCGGATCCGCACATTTTGGCCAACAAGAACCCCGGCGCGCCGCTGGCCGTGATCTATCCGTCCGACGGCGTCTTGGCCTGGCCGTCGCCGGTGTCGATCATCGCGGGCGCCAAGCACCCGGAAAACGCCCGGAAGTTTGTGGACTGGTGCCTGAGCCCCGAGGGCCAGAAGGTCCTCATGCAGGCCTCGCCCCGTGTGCCGACCACGGATGTGGAGCCTCTGCCCGGCGTGCCCCGGCTGTCCGACCTCAATCTGGTGGCCTACGACATCCTCCATTGGGGTAACGAACGCGAACGGGTGGTCGCCGAGTTCAACAAGCGGTTTCCCAAATACCAATAG
- a CDS encoding iron ABC transporter permease, translating into MPALSAVFPRNRGYLISCAVFAALLLLVGYPALAVLVESVRPGGEWGLSAYARLWTGPRLGALVGSSLGVALAGSLLASLMGGALAVVASKTNAPFRKFMGATALLPIILPGFVTSIAYIFLFGRNGLVTYRWLHISWDVYSWKSVLALQTVDQTTTAFLLSLAALRHIDPTLEEAAANLGAGPWRVLRTITLALASPLGAAAFLLNFMHSMSDFGTPLVVGGPFDTLASASYTQLIGRYDAASASALNVILLGFCLLAYSGYGALESRFGRDRVMDQSRPVVKLDLGWPGWAVWFVCLLFSLFMLALLGAVLLAAFTRNAGSGFAPTLMYFETVFTRGFTSARNTLVFSLAVGALSALGGQVLAYLIKRVRIPGARTLDVLATLPFAVPGTFIGVGYALAFNRPPFILTGTWAIVVLNLVVRKLPMGLRAGASVLARQDRAQEEASLCLGASRTRTFLRVVLPSVRGAMLAGGLYAFVTSVQALGSIIFIITPGTRLLSVDVFEAVVRGEVGQAAAFSTIMLAMAGAGAALIVLASTRNRKRHALDDRLPFPGRG; encoded by the coding sequence ATGCCCGCGCTGAGCGCCGTTTTTCCCCGCAACAGGGGATACCTGATCTCCTGCGCGGTCTTTGCCGCGCTCCTTCTGCTGGTGGGCTATCCTGCCTTGGCCGTGCTGGTCGAGAGCGTGCGCCCGGGCGGGGAGTGGGGGCTTTCCGCTTATGCCCGGCTGTGGACCGGCCCGCGCCTGGGGGCCCTCGTGGGATCGAGCTTGGGCGTGGCCCTGGCCGGGTCGCTGCTCGCCTCGCTCATGGGCGGGGCGCTGGCCGTGGTGGCGTCCAAGACCAACGCGCCGTTCAGGAAATTCATGGGGGCGACGGCATTGTTGCCCATCATCCTGCCCGGCTTCGTCACCTCCATCGCCTACATCTTTCTCTTTGGACGCAACGGGCTGGTCACGTATCGTTGGCTGCACATATCCTGGGACGTGTACAGTTGGAAGAGCGTGTTGGCGCTTCAGACCGTGGATCAGACCACCACGGCCTTTCTCTTGTCCCTGGCGGCCCTGCGCCATATCGACCCCACCCTGGAGGAAGCCGCCGCCAACCTGGGGGCAGGGCCGTGGCGCGTGCTGCGGACCATCACCCTCGCCCTGGCCTCGCCGCTGGGCGCGGCCGCCTTCCTGCTCAACTTCATGCACTCCATGTCCGATTTCGGCACCCCGCTGGTGGTCGGCGGTCCCTTCGACACCCTGGCCTCGGCTTCCTATACCCAGCTTATCGGGCGCTACGACGCGGCCTCGGCCTCGGCCTTGAACGTGATTTTGCTGGGATTCTGCCTGCTGGCCTACTCGGGCTACGGCGCGCTCGAATCGCGTTTCGGCCGTGATCGGGTCATGGACCAGTCCCGGCCTGTGGTCAAACTCGATCTGGGCTGGCCGGGCTGGGCGGTCTGGTTCGTCTGCCTGCTCTTTTCCCTGTTCATGCTGGCCCTGCTCGGGGCTGTGCTTTTGGCCGCCTTCACCCGCAATGCCGGGAGCGGCTTCGCGCCCACCCTCATGTATTTCGAGACCGTGTTCACGCGCGGCTTCACCAGCGCCCGGAACACCCTGGTCTTTTCCCTGGCCGTGGGGGCGCTGTCCGCCCTGGGCGGGCAGGTGCTCGCCTACCTGATAAAAAGGGTGCGCATTCCCGGTGCGCGCACGCTGGACGTCCTGGCCACCCTGCCTTTCGCCGTGCCCGGCACCTTCATCGGCGTGGGCTACGCCCTGGCCTTCAACCGGCCGCCGTTCATCCTGACCGGCACCTGGGCCATCGTGGTCCTCAACCTGGTGGTTCGCAAGCTGCCCATGGGGCTGCGCGCCGGGGCCTCGGTCCTGGCCCGCCAGGACCGCGCCCAGGAGGAGGCCTCCCTCTGCCTGGGGGCGTCACGCACGCGGACCTTTCTCCGGGTGGTCCTGCCTTCGGTGCGCGGGGCCATGCTGGCGGGCGGCCTGTACGCCTTCGTCACCTCGGTCCAGGCCTTGGGGTCCATCATCTTCATCATCACTCCGGGCACGCGGCTGTTGTCCGTGGACGTGTTCGAAGCCGTGGTCCGGGGCGAAGTGGGACAAGCGGCCGCCTTTTCCACCATCATGCTGGCCATGGCGGGCGCGGGTGCGGCGCTCATCGTCCTGGCCTCAACCCGAAACAGGAAACGCCATGCGCTTGACGACCGACTCCCGTTCCCCGGCCGGGGCTGA
- a CDS encoding ABC transporter ATP-binding protein has product MRLTTDSRSPAGADIELAGVTKAYAGTPAVADLTVRLASGELCCLLGPSGCGKSTALRLIAGLERPDGGTVRINGRDMRGLPPQKRNIGFVFQSYALFPHMDVFDNVAYGLRSRGGMDGTAVRGAALDALSMVRLDGHAGRRVHELSGGEQQRVALARALVTGPGALLLDEPFSNLDARLREAMRFELAELRRRLGITTVFVTHDKEEAFALADRIVLMRDGRLEQEGAPEELYRHPASAFAARFLGSANCFVGDGEIRRMERVFGPLDRDASRSLVVLRPERVRPEPDGNGPFEVAEALFMGSYVRYLLRFAEDPEVPLVEAHCPAFEPRLRPGARGGVRLLPETP; this is encoded by the coding sequence ATGCGCTTGACGACCGACTCCCGTTCCCCGGCCGGGGCTGACATTGAACTGGCCGGAGTGACCAAGGCCTATGCCGGGACCCCGGCGGTGGCCGACCTGACCGTGCGCCTCGCGTCCGGCGAACTGTGCTGCCTGCTTGGCCCGTCCGGGTGCGGCAAATCCACCGCTCTGCGCCTTATCGCCGGACTGGAGCGGCCGGACGGCGGGACCGTGCGCATCAACGGGCGCGACATGCGTGGTTTGCCTCCGCAAAAACGCAACATCGGCTTCGTTTTTCAGAGCTACGCCCTGTTCCCGCACATGGATGTGTTCGACAATGTGGCCTACGGGCTGCGCAGCCGGGGCGGCATGGACGGGACGGCGGTCCGTGGGGCGGCCCTGGACGCCTTGTCCATGGTCCGCCTGGACGGCCATGCGGGTCGCCGGGTGCATGAGCTTTCAGGCGGGGAGCAGCAGCGGGTGGCCCTGGCCCGCGCCCTGGTCACCGGGCCGGGCGCGCTCCTGCTCGACGAGCCCTTTTCCAACCTGGACGCCCGGCTGCGCGAGGCCATGCGTTTTGAACTGGCCGAATTGCGGCGCAGGCTCGGCATCACCACGGTCTTCGTCACCCACGACAAGGAGGAGGCCTTCGCCCTGGCCGACCGCATCGTGCTCATGCGCGACGGGCGGCTGGAGCAGGAGGGCGCTCCCGAGGAGCTTTACCGGCACCCGGCCTCGGCTTTCGCCGCCAGATTCCTGGGCAGCGCCAACTGCTTTGTCGGGGACGGGGAAATCCGGCGTATGGAGCGGGTGTTCGGCCCTCTGGATAGGGACGCGAGCCGCTCCCTGGTGGTCCTGCGCCCGGAGCGGGTCCGACCGGAACCGGATGGGAACGGCCCTTTCGAGGTGGCCGAAGCCCTGTTCATGGGCTCCTACGTGCGCTATCTCCTGCGCTTTGCCGAGGACCCGGAGGTCCCGCTCGTGGAGGCCCATTGTCCGGCCTTCGAACCGCGCCTTAGACCGGGTGCGCGGGGGGGCGTGCGCCTGCTTCCGGAAACGCCCTGA
- a CDS encoding plasma-membrane proton-efflux P-type ATPase: MGTQNTNTNEPDYQRPEEVFEALHSGPQGLDAAEAARRLAKFGPNALEEHRVSPLMQFLGYFWGPIPWMIEVAAILSLAVRHWADFVIILALLVFNAVVGFWQEYQAGNAVDALRSKLALKGRVLRDGEWRSVDARDLVPGDVIRLRMGDIIPADCRLVDGDFLSVDQSALTGESLPVQKGVGNLAYSGAVARQGEMEAVVTATGGETFFGKTARLVSDAKAVSHFQKAVIRIGDYLIFLSLALVAVLIVVQLFRGTPFLELVQFALILTVASIPVAMPAVLSVTMAVGALALSRDKAIVSRLESIEEMAGMDILCSDKTGTLTQNKLKLGEPVVFAAEDKADLILAGSLASKAENEDAIDIAVMDGLGDKAVLSGYVQDKFVPFDPVGKRTEAEIKGPDGREFKVSKGALQVILDLSWVDDAIRSRAEEASEEFAAKGYRTIGVARSDEDGQWRFLGILPLFDPPREDSRETIEQAGKHGIEVKMVTGDNLAIAREISGQLNLGKNISVAGQWLKADGNADGADKNAAAEVEKADGFAQVFPEHKYNIVKLLQSHDHIVGMTGDGVNDAPALKQADMGIAVSGATDAARMAADLVLTAPGISVIIHAVEEARRIFERMDSYAIYRITETIRIMIFVVLAMIAFNFYPITAIMIILLAFLNDVPIITIAYDRTWLDPNPVRWDMHRVLSVSLAMGLTGVFGSFLMLYLGLSWLHLSIAEVQTYIFLKMAVSGHLTLFVSRSRGHFWKPPYPAPVMVWSAVGTKLLGTFLAAWGFGLIAPIGWGAIGLVWAYSLVWAFLTDYVKVFIYRHTGEGSARNRTFLCRVRESLHPGSCRGGVR; encoded by the coding sequence ATGGGCACACAGAATACGAACACGAACGAACCGGACTATCAACGCCCCGAAGAGGTTTTCGAGGCCCTGCATAGCGGCCCGCAGGGGCTGGACGCCGCCGAGGCCGCCAGGCGACTGGCGAAATTCGGCCCCAATGCCCTGGAGGAGCACAGGGTCAGCCCCCTGATGCAATTCCTCGGCTATTTCTGGGGACCCATTCCCTGGATGATCGAGGTGGCCGCCATCCTCTCTCTGGCCGTGCGCCATTGGGCGGATTTTGTCATTATTCTGGCCCTGCTGGTCTTCAACGCGGTGGTCGGTTTCTGGCAGGAGTATCAGGCGGGCAACGCCGTGGACGCCCTCAGGAGCAAGCTGGCCCTCAAGGGGCGGGTGCTGCGCGATGGCGAATGGCGGAGCGTGGATGCCCGCGATCTCGTGCCCGGCGACGTCATCCGCCTGCGCATGGGCGACATCATCCCGGCCGACTGCCGTTTGGTGGACGGCGATTTTCTCAGCGTGGACCAGTCCGCCCTGACCGGCGAGTCCCTGCCCGTGCAAAAGGGCGTGGGCAACCTGGCCTATTCCGGGGCCGTGGCCCGGCAAGGCGAGATGGAGGCCGTTGTCACGGCCACGGGCGGGGAGACCTTTTTCGGCAAGACCGCCCGGCTGGTGTCCGACGCCAAGGCGGTCTCGCATTTCCAGAAAGCGGTCATCCGCATCGGCGACTACCTGATCTTTCTCAGCCTGGCCCTGGTGGCCGTGCTCATCGTGGTTCAGCTCTTTCGGGGTACCCCGTTTCTCGAACTGGTCCAGTTCGCCCTGATCCTGACCGTGGCCTCCATCCCGGTGGCCATGCCCGCCGTGCTCTCCGTGACCATGGCTGTGGGCGCCCTGGCCCTGTCCAGGGACAAGGCCATCGTCTCCCGCCTGGAGTCCATCGAGGAGATGGCGGGCATGGATATCCTCTGTTCGGACAAGACCGGGACCCTGACCCAGAACAAGCTCAAGCTCGGCGAGCCCGTGGTCTTCGCGGCCGAGGACAAGGCCGATCTCATCCTGGCCGGAAGCCTGGCGTCCAAGGCCGAGAACGAGGACGCCATCGACATCGCGGTCATGGACGGGCTCGGGGACAAGGCCGTCCTGTCCGGCTATGTCCAGGATAAGTTCGTGCCCTTCGACCCGGTGGGCAAGCGTACCGAAGCCGAGATCAAGGGGCCGGACGGCAGAGAATTCAAGGTCAGCAAGGGCGCGCTCCAGGTCATCCTGGATCTGTCCTGGGTGGACGACGCCATCCGTTCCCGGGCCGAGGAAGCCTCCGAGGAATTTGCGGCCAAGGGGTACCGGACCATTGGCGTGGCCCGCAGCGACGAGGACGGGCAGTGGCGCTTTTTGGGCATCCTGCCGTTGTTCGATCCGCCGCGCGAGGATTCGCGGGAGACCATCGAACAAGCCGGGAAACACGGCATCGAGGTCAAGATGGTCACCGGCGACAATCTGGCCATCGCCAGGGAGATTTCGGGCCAGTTGAACCTGGGCAAGAATATCTCCGTGGCCGGGCAGTGGCTCAAAGCCGACGGGAATGCGGACGGCGCGGACAAGAATGCCGCCGCGGAAGTGGAGAAGGCCGACGGTTTCGCCCAGGTCTTCCCGGAGCACAAGTACAACATCGTCAAGCTGCTGCAGTCGCACGATCACATCGTGGGCATGACCGGCGACGGGGTCAACGACGCGCCCGCCCTGAAGCAGGCCGACATGGGCATCGCCGTGAGCGGCGCCACGGACGCCGCGCGCATGGCCGCCGACCTGGTTCTGACCGCGCCGGGTATCTCGGTGATCATTCACGCGGTGGAGGAGGCCCGGCGTATCTTCGAGCGCATGGACAGCTACGCCATCTATCGCATCACCGAGACTATCCGCATCATGATCTTCGTGGTCCTGGCCATGATCGCCTTCAATTTCTACCCCATCACGGCCATCATGATCATCTTGCTGGCCTTTTTGAACGACGTGCCGATCATCACCATCGCCTACGACCGCACCTGGCTCGATCCCAATCCGGTCCGCTGGGACATGCACCGGGTCCTGTCCGTCTCGCTGGCCATGGGTCTGACCGGGGTCTTCGGCAGCTTCCTGATGCTCTACCTCGGACTGAGTTGGCTGCACCTGTCCATCGCCGAGGTTCAGACCTACATCTTCCTGAAGATGGCCGTATCCGGTCACCTGACCCTGTTCGTCTCGCGCAGCCGAGGGCACTTCTGGAAGCCGCCGTATCCCGCGCCGGTGATGGTCTGGTCCGCCGTGGGCACCAAGCTTTTGGGGACCTTCCTGGCCGCCTGGGGCTTCGGCCTCATCGCCCCCATCGGTTGGGGAGCCATCGGCCTGGTTTGGGCCTATTCCCTGGTCTGGGCTTTCCTGACCGACTACGTCAAGGTGTTCATCTACCGCCACACGGGCGAGGGTTCGGCGCGAAACCGGACCTTCCTCTGCCGGGTGCGCGAGTCCCTGCATCCGGGGTCGTGCCGGGGCGGCGTCCGCTGA